Within Sphingomonas piscis, the genomic segment ACCATCCTCCCGCTTGGGCTTCTCTCGGCATGGTCCCTGGGGCAGCGGATCGGACAATATGGCTGGACGCCCGAGCGGATGTGGGGCGTCGTCGCTATTGGGGTGACGATCGCCTATGGCGCTGCCGGCTGGTGGTCGGCCATTCGCCGCCAGCTCGAATTCGACGAGGCGCTTCGTCCTGTTCAGATCAAGCTGGCGATCGGCCTGTGCGCGCTCGCCCTGTTCCTGGCACTTCCGATCGTCGATTTCGGCGCGGTATCGGCCAACTCGCAACTCGCGCGGCTTCACCGCGGTCAGGTCGATGCAGCCAAGTTCGACTGGCAGGCGATGGCGTTCGAGTTCGGGCCCGCCGGCCGCAGGCGCCTTGCCGACATTGCAAGGACCGGCCCAGCGGATCAGCGCGTGATGGCGAGTGCCGCGCTGAAGTCCAAGGGGCGCTACGAAGTCCAGGAGGCGGTTGAGGCGGCCACGGCTGCGCCCTTGGTTCGGCAGAATCTGCGGGTCGTCCCGGCCGGAACGGCGGTGCCCGAAGGAGCGATGGCGGTGATCGAGCGCAGCAGCTGGTGCCGGGAGGCGACCTGCGTGCTGACCTTTGTCGATGCAGATAAGGCGATCCTCGCGGGAAGTCAGGCCAGGGATGGGCAGGTGCAGAGCCTGCGCATCGGCCGCGGGGAAGATGGGCGGTGGAACCAGTATGACGACTGGCAGCCGTACGCCCGCGTCACGCCGCCGCGGCCGAACCTCGACGGTAAGGCGGAGATCCGCACCGTTCAGCGGCGACAACTCTTCATCGACGGCAAGCCGGTGGGTGACGTCTTCGAATAGCCGCCTTGAAGGGCAGGGGAGCGCCTGCTAGCCGCGCCCCAAGGTTCGCTCCGCGAACCGTCTTGAGGAAGACATGTCCGTAGATACGAATACCGTCAGGCACATCGCCAAGCTGGCGCGGCTTGCCATGAGTGAGGAGGAGCTGGAAAGGCTCGTGCCTGAGCTCAACAACATTCTCGGCTGGGTCGAACAGCTCGGTGAAGTGAACACCGATGGTGTTGAGCCGCTCACCGCGGTGATTGATCAGAAGCTGCGCCTTCGCGACGACGTGGTGAACGACGGCAACTGCCGCGACGAGGTGCTGGCCAACGCACCGGACGCGCAGCACGGCTTTTTCGCGGTTCCGAAGGTGATCGAATAGTGTCGGAGCTGACCCTCAAGACCATCGCCGAACTGCGGGATGGCTTCCGCTCGGGTGAGTTCACCGCGCTAGAAATCGCTGAAGCGTTCAATGCCGCGGTTGTGGCCGGGCGTCAGTTGAACGCCTACACGGTCGAGACTCCTGACGATGCAATCGCCTGCGCCAATGCCGCCGATGAGGCTCGAGGCTCTGGCGAACTGGGCGCGCTCGCCGGCATTCCGCTCGGCATCAAGGACCTGTTTGCGACCAAGGGTGTGGACAGCACCTCGGGAAGCAACATCCTCAAGGGCTTCAAGCCGGAATATGAAAGCACCGTCACCGCCAAGCTGCGGGCGGCGGGCGCCGGCATGCTGGGCAAGCTCAACATGGACGAGTTCGCGATGGGCTCGTCCAACGAGACCAGCGCCTACGGCCCGGTTCTGTCCCCATGGAAGCGCAATGACGGCGGCAATGCAGCGTTGACCCCTGGCGGAAGCTCGGGCGGATCGGCGGCGGCAGTCGCGGCGGGTCTTGCGCCGGGCGTTACCGGGACGGACACCGGAGGTTCGATCCGCCAGCCGGCGGCGTTTACCGGCATCACCGGAATCAAGCCGACATACGGCCGCTGCTCGCGCTGGGGCATCGTCGCGTTCGCAAGCTCGCTCGATCAGGCCGGGCCAATGGCGCGCGACGTACGCGATTGCGCCATCCTGCTGGAGGCGATGGCCGGCTTCGATGCCAAGGATTCGACCTCGCTGGACCTCCCGGTGCCCAAGTGGGAAGCGGGACTGTCGAGCGATCTCAAGGGCAAGCGTGTTGGTATTCCCAGGGAGTATCGCATCGACAGCGTTCCCGCCGAAATCAACGCGCTCTGGGATCAGGGCGTCGAATGGCTTCGCGACGCCGGCGCTGAGCCGGTCGAGATCAGCCTGCCGCACACCAAACATGCGCTGCCCACCTATTACATCATCGCGCCGGCGGAGGCCTCGTCCAACCTCGCGCGCTACGACGGCGTTCGCTACGGCATGCGCGAGGTACCGGAAGGCGGCAATCTCGACGCCATGTATGCCACAACCCGCGCTGCAGGCTTCGGCGACGAGGTGAAGCGCCGGATCATGATCGGCACCTATGTGCTCTCGGCCGGTTTCTACGACGCCTACTTCAACAAGGCGCAGCGAGTCCGCGCACTGATCAAGCGCGACTTCGCGCAAGCTTTCGAGAAGTGCGACCTGATCCTGACTCCCACGGCGCCGTCGGCAGCGTTCGGCATCGGCGAGACGACAGGCCCGCTCGCCATGTACCTCAACGATGTGTTTGCGGTTCCGGCAAGCCTGGCAGGTCTCCCCGCGATGACCGTCCCCGGCGGTCTAGACGCGCAAGGTCTCCCGCTCGGGCTGCACATCATCGGCAATGAACTGGACGAGCAGGGCGTGCTCAACGCCGGACTCGCGATCGAAGAACGGGCCGGCTTCACCGCCCGCCCGGAGAAGTGGTGGTAATGGCTGACGCAGGCGCTCCTTTCCGCATCAGAGGTGCAACCGGCGACTGGGAGGTCGTAGTCGGCCTTGAAGTCCATGCGCAGATCACCGCCACCGCGTCGAAGCTGTTCTCCGGCGCGGCAACCGCCTTTGGGGCGGAGCCGAACACGCAGGTGAGTCTGGTGGACGCGGCGATGCCCGGCATGCTCCCGGTGCCCAACCGCGAGTGCATACGCCAGGCAGTCCGCACCGGCATGGCGATCGATGCCCAGATCAACAAATGGTCGCGCTTCGACCGGAAGAACTACTTCTACGCCGACCTTCCGCAGGGTTACCAGATCAGCCAGCTCTACCATCCTCTGGTGGGTGAGGGCGAAGTGACCGTTCTCCTCGACGAAAAGGACGAGAGCAGCGCCCGGACAATCGGTGTTGAGCGCATTCACGTCGAGCAGGATGCGGGCAAGCTGATGCACGACCAGCATCCGACCATGAGCTACGTCGACCTCAATCGGTCGGGCGTTGCGCTGATGGAGATCGTGTCCAAGCCGGACATGCGCTCGCCTGCAGAAGCCGGAGCCTACCTGCGCAAGCTCCGCGCAGTCCTCCGCTACGTCGGCTCGTGCGACGGCAATATGGAGGAAGGCTCGATGCGCGCCGACGTCAATGTCAGCGTGCGCAAGCCCGGAGACGCGTTCGGCACCCGCACCGAGACCAAGAACGTCAATTCCGTCCGCTTCGTCATGCAGGTGATCGAGCATGAGGCGCGGCGTCAGGTCGACCTGATCGAGGAAGGCGGCGAGGTCGCGCAGGAAACCCGGCTGTTCGACCCGGACAAGGGCGTCACGCGGACGCTGCGCTCGAAGGAAGATGCGCACGATTACCGCTACTTCCCCGATCCCGACCTGCTGCCACTGGAACTGGACGACGCCTTCCTGGAGGAGTGCCGCGCCAGCCTTCCCGAACTGCCCGACGCCAAGCGCAAGCGCTACGAAGCGCACGGCATTACCGCTTACAACGCGGCTGTTCTGACGGCGGAAGTCGAAAGCGCGCGCTGGTTCGATGCGCTGCTCGATGCAGGCGCTGAACCGAAGGCTGCAGCCAATTGGGTGACGTCCGAGCTGTTCGGCGCGCTGAACCGCCTCGGCAAGGACATCGAAGACAGCCCGGTAACGCCCGTTCAGGCTGCGGAACTGCTCGGCCTGGTCGCCGACGGCACCATCAGCGGCACCATCGCCAAGCAGGTATTCGAGATCATGCTGGAGAGCGGCGATGGCGCAGCCAGCATCGTCGAGAGCCGTGGCCTAAAGCAGACCAGCGACACGGGCGCGATCGACGCCGAGATCGACAAGATCCTTGCCGCCAATGCCGAAAAGGTCGAGCAGTACAAGGCGGGCAAGGAGGCTCTCTTCGGCTTCTTCGTCGGGCAGACGATGAAGGCGATGGGCGGCAAGGCCAACCCACAGGTGGTGAACGAACGCCTCCGGGCAAAGCTGTCATGATGGTGTCACCGAGAGCGGCTTAGCGGGAGCTTATGCGCAAGCTCGCTTTCATCGCCGCCGCTCTTGGTCTCGCCGCAACGCCGGCTGCCGCAAAGCCGCCCAAGCTTCTGGTCGTCATATCGATCGACCAACTCTCGGGCGACCTGTTCGACGAATATCGCCCGCATTTCACGGGCGGCCTTGCGCGGCTGGCGGGGGGAACGGCGTTCCGCAACGCTTATCAGAGCCATGCGACGACCCAGACCTGCCCGGGCCATGCGACGCTCCTGACCGGCGGCCGGCCGGCACGCACCGGCATCATCGCGAACAACTGGTACAATTTCGCGGCGCCACGCGCAGACAAGCAGGTCTATTGCGCGGAAGACGAGACGGCGCCCGGCACCACGTCCGACAAGTATAAGGTCTCGCCCGTCCACCTGAAAATGCCGGTGCTTGGCGAATTGATGAAACGCCGCTGGCCATTGTCGCGGAGCGTCGCCGTGGCCGGCAAGGACCGTTCCGCGGTTATGATGGGCGGCCACACGCCCGACCAGCGCTGGTATTGGGCCGATGGGAGCTTCGTGACGGACCTTCCCGTTGGTCCACCTCCACGCTCGGTCGCCCTGGCCAACAGCGCGGCGAAGCAGGCGATCGCAACCGCACGGGCGCCGCTTCAGCCTCCACCGCTTTGTGCCGCGAAGGCGCAGCCGCTGGTGATCCCCACGGTCAAGTACCGGATCGGTGATGGCCGCTTCGACCGCGCGGCGGGGGATGAAGACGCGTTCCACGACTCTCCCGAGTTCGACGCGGCGACATTGGCGCTTGCGGCATCGCTCGTTCAGGAGCTTGGACTGGGCAAGGGGCGCGCGACTGATCTTCTCGCTGTCAGCCTTTCCGCGACGGACTACGTCGGCCATAAATTCGGCCCAGGCGGGCAGGAGATGTGCCTGCAATTGCTGTCGGTCGACCGCGATCTTGGCGGTTTCTTCGGGATGCTCGATCGCGCCGGGATCGATTATGCGGTCGCGCTTTCCGCGGATCATGGCGGGCAGGACGCGCCGGAGCGGCTGCGACTCAACGGCGTAGCCGCCACGCGCATCAGCAATGCGCTGTCCAAGGCCGCGGTAGGCCACACGATTGCGCGTCAGCTCGGCCTCCCCAAGTCGCCGCTGAAGACTTACGGCGGGGCGATCTACGTAGACGGCAGCTTGCCTGCTGAAACTCGGCAGAAGATCGTTGCCGCGGCGCTTCCCCGGTACCGCGCCGACCGGCAGGTTGCGGCAGCCTTCACCAAAGCCGAATTGATCGCGACGTCGATGCCGACGGGGTCGCCCGTGAACTGGACGCTGATCCAGCGGGCGCGCGCGTCCTTCGATCCTGCGCGCTCGGGCGACATCACCGTACTGCTGAAGCCGAACATCAACCCGGTCCACGAGCCCGACGATTCCGTTGCAACGCACGGCAGTCCTTATGATTACGACCGTCGTGTGCCACTGCTGTTCTGGCGCAAGGGAATGAAGCCGGTGCTTCGCAACGATGCGGTCGAGACGGTGGACCTGATGCCGACGCTTGCGGGCCTGATCCGCCTTCCGCTGACGCCCGGATCGGTCGACGGCAAGTGCCTCAAGACTGTTCCCGGAGTGCGTTGCCCATCCCGCTAAGTCCCTCACTTTTATAGAATTTTCACGATCCGTTCAGCTTTGGGACGGCAATCCGGAACCTGGGGGCCGGCTGCATGGTTGCCGTCCTGTAGGAGAGGATTATGCGCCGCTTAGGGCTTGCGTTCGCCTTGGCTCTTGTCGTGCCGCTGAGCGCCTGCGTGCAGACGCGTCAATTCGCCGACGTCGACTTCGCGCCGCCGCGGGGCGATTATCGCCTGCTGGTCATGCGTCCCGACGTGACGGTGAATTCGCTGACGATGGGCGGCTTGCCCGAGGCGCGCGCCGATTGGACCGAGCAGGCGCGCGCGAACATCATCGCCGCGCTCCGCACGCAGCAGGCGACCCGCGGCGGCAAGACGCAGATCCTTGCCCGCCGCAACGAGCTTCCCGGAGTCAATGAGGAGACGGTTGCCGATCTCGAGCGGCTCCATGCCGCGGTCGGCAACTCCATCGCCATGCACAAATATATGGGTGCTTACCTGCCGACGAAGCGCGGCAAGGGCATCGAATATACGCTCGGTGAGGATGCGGTGCAGATCGGTCGCAAGACCGGCTATGAATATGCGCTCTTCCTTTATGCTCAGGACAATATCGCCTCGACAGGACGGACCGCGATGCAGGTGCTGGGCATCGCCGGTTGCGCGATTGGATTCTGCGCACCGAGCGGCGGCAGCAGCCAAATGGCCTATGCGTCCCTGGTCGACCTTCGCACCGGCGAAGTGGTGTGGTTCAACGTGCTCCAGACGGGCAGTCAGCTCCCCGGCGTGAGGTTCGGTGACATCCGTTCGCCCGACGGCGCCGCGCAGATGGTTGACCGCCTTCTTGATCGCATGAAGCCGGGTCGGCTGCAGCGCCGCATGCAGGGGTCCTGACGCCATGTGCATGCGCTGTTTCGAAACGTCGCGCCGCAACCTGCTGATCGGCGGTGGCACCTTGGCGGCTGCGCTCGGGACCGGCGCCGCGACTGCCCGAGTCCGGCCGCAGGACATGGTGCCGCTGATCGGCCCCGGTTACCGTCCCGTCGATGCCGACGAAAAGGGCATGTGGCAGCAGATGGAGCGGGTGGAGGAGGAGATTTCCGGCTCCAACCTGCTGGTCAAGGATCCTACGGTCACCTCCTACCTGCAGAACATCATCGCTGACGTCGGCGGGCCGGCGGCCAAGGACATGCGAATCTATCTGGCGCGCGTGCCCGACTTCAACGCCATGATGTTCCCGACCGGCTTTTCGGTCGTCTTCACCGGGCTGCTGCTGCGCATGCGCAACGAGGCGCAGCTTGCCGGCGTAATCGCCCACGAATCCGGCCATTTCCTGCGCAAGCACCAGATCCGCAGCTGGCGCGACCTCAAGCGCAAGTCGGATCTGTTCGCGGTCGGTCAGATGGCGCTCGGCGGGATTGCTGGTGCCACCGGAGCTTATGTCGGTGACATCGCCCAACTGGCGGAGCTCGGCACCATCCTCTCGCTGCTTCAGTACAGCCGCGGCATGGAGGCGGAGGCGGATGCGATGGGCGCGCGCCTGCTGGCCGAGCAAGGCTATCCGGCGATCGAGATGTCCACCACCTGGTCTCAGCTGATCGGCGAGGAGGAGGCCAGCGCCCGCTATCGCCGCAAGCGCCGCCGCCGGCGCTACAGCCTGTTCGAAACTCACCCATCGCCGGAAAGCCGTCTGGCCGACCTGCGCGCGATCGCGGCGGAGGTGACGGTTCCTGGCCGCCGCTACGACGACCGCCGCGCCCGCTACTTGCAGGCGATCGGCGGTATCCGCCCGATGCTGCTCGACGATCAGGTCAAGCTCAACGACCCGGGTGCAAGCCAGTACCTGATCGAGACGCTCGCGAAGGATGGCTGGAACGGCTTGCTGCGGTTCTACGAAGCGGAGGTCTGGCGGCTTCGCAACCGCGCGGGCGACGATCAGCGGGCGGCACAGGGCTATGCGGTCGCCGTATCCTACCCCGACGCGCCCGCCGACGCGTGGCGCTGGCATGGCCTGTCGCTGATGAAGCAGGGGCGGCAGGCGGAGGCCAGGTCTGCGCTGCAGCGCTACCTCAAGATGGCGCCAAGCGCGCCCGACGCGCCGTTCATCCGGCAAATGGCAGGCTGAAGGAGAGGTCCATGAAACGCACGATCGCCATTGTGCTCGCCTCGACATGCGCGCTGAGCGCCTGCACCGGGGTGGGCGGCGAAAGCTTCGGCAGCAGTTACTACAGCCTGGTCAGCGTCAAGCCGCGACCGGTTGCGGACGGATCGCTTGTCGTCACTCCGCCGCGCCCTTGGAACAAGCAGCGCCCGCGCTTTTTCGACGATGTTCGCTATGCCGAGGACTGGACGCTGAACGGACCTTATCTCGACGGCATGATGTTCGTGGCGGGCCTGCCCAACAACAAATATCTGGTCCGGCAGCGGCGGACGGATGAGCGGCAGGTGCCCAAGTTCCGCTCCGACATGATGGCGCCGGAGATCACCTCGATGATCGAGACGCTGTATCGGGTGCGGGGCGGTGCCGTCGATTTCCGCACCACCGGCCTGCAGCCGAGGCCCTTCATGGGCTACAGCGGCTTCCAGTTCGACTTCGAACATCTCGACGGTGACGAACTGTGGCGCCGTGGCCGAGCCGTCGGGGCGGTCATTAACGGCGAACTCTATTTCATCCTCGTCGATGGTGCGCGT encodes:
- a CDS encoding alkaline phosphatase family protein, producing the protein MRKLAFIAAALGLAATPAAAKPPKLLVVISIDQLSGDLFDEYRPHFTGGLARLAGGTAFRNAYQSHATTQTCPGHATLLTGGRPARTGIIANNWYNFAAPRADKQVYCAEDETAPGTTSDKYKVSPVHLKMPVLGELMKRRWPLSRSVAVAGKDRSAVMMGGHTPDQRWYWADGSFVTDLPVGPPPRSVALANSAAKQAIATARAPLQPPPLCAAKAQPLVIPTVKYRIGDGRFDRAAGDEDAFHDSPEFDAATLALAASLVQELGLGKGRATDLLAVSLSATDYVGHKFGPGGQEMCLQLLSVDRDLGGFFGMLDRAGIDYAVALSADHGGQDAPERLRLNGVAATRISNALSKAAVGHTIARQLGLPKSPLKTYGGAIYVDGSLPAETRQKIVAAALPRYRADRQVAAAFTKAELIATSMPTGSPVNWTLIQRARASFDPARSGDITVLLKPNINPVHEPDDSVATHGSPYDYDRRVPLLFWRKGMKPVLRNDAVETVDLMPTLAGLIRLPLTPGSVDGKCLKTVPGVRCPSR
- the gatA gene encoding Asp-tRNA(Asn)/Glu-tRNA(Gln) amidotransferase subunit GatA, translated to MSELTLKTIAELRDGFRSGEFTALEIAEAFNAAVVAGRQLNAYTVETPDDAIACANAADEARGSGELGALAGIPLGIKDLFATKGVDSTSGSNILKGFKPEYESTVTAKLRAAGAGMLGKLNMDEFAMGSSNETSAYGPVLSPWKRNDGGNAALTPGGSSGGSAAAVAAGLAPGVTGTDTGGSIRQPAAFTGITGIKPTYGRCSRWGIVAFASSLDQAGPMARDVRDCAILLEAMAGFDAKDSTSLDLPVPKWEAGLSSDLKGKRVGIPREYRIDSVPAEINALWDQGVEWLRDAGAEPVEISLPHTKHALPTYYIIAPAEASSNLARYDGVRYGMREVPEGGNLDAMYATTRAAGFGDEVKRRIMIGTYVLSAGFYDAYFNKAQRVRALIKRDFAQAFEKCDLILTPTAPSAAFGIGETTGPLAMYLNDVFAVPASLAGLPAMTVPGGLDAQGLPLGLHIIGNELDEQGVLNAGLAIEERAGFTARPEKWW
- a CDS encoding M48 family metalloprotease — translated: MCMRCFETSRRNLLIGGGTLAAALGTGAATARVRPQDMVPLIGPGYRPVDADEKGMWQQMERVEEEISGSNLLVKDPTVTSYLQNIIADVGGPAAKDMRIYLARVPDFNAMMFPTGFSVVFTGLLLRMRNEAQLAGVIAHESGHFLRKHQIRSWRDLKRKSDLFAVGQMALGGIAGATGAYVGDIAQLAELGTILSLLQYSRGMEAEADAMGARLLAEQGYPAIEMSTTWSQLIGEEEASARYRRKRRRRRYSLFETHPSPESRLADLRAIAAEVTVPGRRYDDRRARYLQAIGGIRPMLLDDQVKLNDPGASQYLIETLAKDGWNGLLRFYEAEVWRLRNRAGDDQRAAQGYAVAVSYPDAPADAWRWHGLSLMKQGRQAEARSALQRYLKMAPSAPDAPFIRQMAG
- the gatB gene encoding Asp-tRNA(Asn)/Glu-tRNA(Gln) amidotransferase subunit GatB, which codes for MADAGAPFRIRGATGDWEVVVGLEVHAQITATASKLFSGAATAFGAEPNTQVSLVDAAMPGMLPVPNRECIRQAVRTGMAIDAQINKWSRFDRKNYFYADLPQGYQISQLYHPLVGEGEVTVLLDEKDESSARTIGVERIHVEQDAGKLMHDQHPTMSYVDLNRSGVALMEIVSKPDMRSPAEAGAYLRKLRAVLRYVGSCDGNMEEGSMRADVNVSVRKPGDAFGTRTETKNVNSVRFVMQVIEHEARRQVDLIEEGGEVAQETRLFDPDKGVTRTLRSKEDAHDYRYFPDPDLLPLELDDAFLEECRASLPELPDAKRKRYEAHGITAYNAAVLTAEVESARWFDALLDAGAEPKAAANWVTSELFGALNRLGKDIEDSPVTPVQAAELLGLVADGTISGTIAKQVFEIMLESGDGAASIVESRGLKQTSDTGAIDAEIDKILAANAEKVEQYKAGKEALFGFFVGQTMKAMGGKANPQVVNERLRAKLS
- the gatC gene encoding Asp-tRNA(Asn)/Glu-tRNA(Gln) amidotransferase subunit GatC codes for the protein MSVDTNTVRHIAKLARLAMSEEELERLVPELNNILGWVEQLGEVNTDGVEPLTAVIDQKLRLRDDVVNDGNCRDEVLANAPDAQHGFFAVPKVIE